A genomic stretch from Eubacterium sulci ATCC 35585 includes:
- a CDS encoding restriction endonuclease yields the protein MLYDKTDKYSIEKYAQKLVGKTFNDICKEDLNDTIVIESENTYALAHGNKKRKGGLGEIVEERFFQYKANSDSRPDFKEAGVELKVTPYKINKNKSISAKERLVLTMIDYNSVINEKEFDSSHFWYKSQWLLLVYYLWQKEIKDRLDYRIDYARLFTPSEEDLEVIRNDYFKIIEKIEAGYAHELSESDTMYLSACTKSSDSSVVRAQPNSDIPAKPRAFAYKSSYMTYVLNHYIHGAKPKYESIIKNDNIKDIEAYITDKINKHKGKSVTELCADYDIEFDKIPKNLYAMLAYRMLGITSNNAEEFVKANIKVKTIRIDKNNTIKENMSFPTFDFISITKQDWEESEFYELLSSTKFLFIVYHEREDGLYNFDHAQFWNIPYKTLNGEVKEVWEETKQIALNPPSVLKQVNGKYKGIFPKKTDNPVCHVRPHGKDSKDTLPLIDGREYPKQCFWLNNSYILSVIENN from the coding sequence ATGTTATATGATAAAACAGATAAATACAGCATAGAAAAATATGCACAAAAATTAGTCGGAAAAACATTTAATGATATTTGTAAAGAGGACTTAAATGACACAATTGTTATTGAGTCAGAGAATACTTATGCACTTGCCCATGGGAATAAGAAAAGAAAAGGCGGATTAGGAGAAATTGTTGAAGAACGATTCTTTCAATATAAAGCAAATAGTGATTCTAGGCCTGATTTTAAAGAAGCTGGAGTTGAGCTTAAGGTAACACCATATAAGATTAATAAGAACAAATCTATTTCGGCAAAAGAAAGATTAGTACTTACGATGATAGACTATAATTCTGTAATAAATGAAAAAGAATTTGATAGTAGTCATTTTTGGTATAAATCTCAATGGCTTTTATTAGTGTATTATTTATGGCAAAAAGAGATTAAAGATAGACTGGATTATCGTATCGACTATGCACGTTTATTCACACCATCTGAAGAAGACCTCGAAGTAATACGAAATGATTACTTTAAAATCATTGAAAAGATAGAAGCAGGATACGCACATGAACTCTCTGAGTCAGATACAATGTACCTTTCAGCATGCACTAAAAGCTCTGATTCATCAGTTGTTAGGGCTCAACCTAATAGTGATATACCAGCGAAACCAAGAGCTTTTGCGTACAAGAGTTCATATATGACGTATGTACTAAACCACTACATACATGGGGCTAAGCCTAAATATGAATCGATAATAAAAAATGACAATATAAAAGATATTGAGGCTTATATAACGGATAAAATTAACAAGCATAAGGGGAAGTCTGTAACAGAATTATGTGCAGACTATGATATTGAATTCGACAAAATCCCAAAGAATTTATATGCGATGTTAGCATATAGAATGCTAGGGATAACTAGTAATAATGCTGAGGAATTCGTAAAGGCTAATATAAAGGTTAAGACTATCCGTATAGATAAGAACAATACAATCAAAGAAAATATGTCTTTTCCTACTTTTGATTTCATAAGTATTACTAAGCAGGATTGGGAGGAATCTGAATTCTACGAACTACTAAGTAGCACTAAGTTTTTATTTATTGTATATCATGAGAGAGAAGATGGACTATATAATTTTGATCATGCACAATTTTGGAATATTCCATATAAAACACTTAACGGAGAAGTAAAAGAGGTATGGGAGGAAACAAAGCAGATAGCTCTAAACCCGCCTTCTGTATTAAAGCAAGTTAATGGTAAATATAAGGGAATATTTCCTAAGAAAACAGATAATCCAGTATGCCATGTTAGACCACATGGAAAAGATTCAAAGGACACATTACCTTTGATTGATGGCAGAGAATATCCAAAGCAGTGTTTTTGGCTAAACAATTCATATATACTTTCAGTTATTGAAAATAATTAA
- a CDS encoding addiction module toxin, RelE/StbE family protein, whose product MDRYKIIVSKKYHNDLRNIITYISRDLDSPYTADHLLDKIEASVEGLATFPYRFALVNDPYLRCRGFRKCLVNKYIIFYQIIEDKKLVYIHRILHTKQSLLNII is encoded by the coding sequence ATGGATCGCTATAAGATAATCGTCTCTAAGAAATACCATAATGATTTAAGAAATATAATCACATATATATCTAGAGACTTAGATTCACCATATACTGCAGACCATCTACTTGATAAAATTGAAGCTTCAGTTGAGGGTCTTGCTACTTTTCCATATAGGTTTGCACTTGTCAATGATCCGTATCTTCGCTGCAGAGGTTTTCGAAAATGTCTAGTCAACAAATATATTATCTTCTATCAAATAATTGAGGATAAAAAACTCGTCTATATACATAGGATATTACATACAAAACAAAGTTTACTAAACATTATTTAG
- a CDS encoding prevent-host-death protein — protein sequence MPNIKSSTDLRNNYNDISSYCRETGEPVYITKNGRGDLAVMNIDSFNKLMDRYELYRLLEQSEFDFTSGNTMDFNESIEKLRAEIKNGSL from the coding sequence ATGCCAAATATAAAATCAAGCACAGACTTACGAAATAATTATAACGACATATCTTCATACTGCCGTGAAACAGGTGAACCAGTTTACATTACCAAAAATGGCCGAGGCGACTTAGCTGTTATGAATATAGATTCATTCAACAAGCTTATGGATAGATATGAACTATATCGCCTTTTAGAGCAGAGTGAATTCGATTTTACCAGTGGTAACACTATGGACTTTAATGAATCCATAGAAAAACTTAGAGCGGAGATAAAAAATGGATCGCTATAA
- a CDS encoding methyltransferase, translating into MRYEGNIYRPPSEAYSLLVQVTIGCAYNKCTFCSMFKDKQFRVRDVREVIEDLIEARSVYSHVEKIFLCDGDAMCLSTDKLMFILENIKALFPEVSRVGIYARAQDILRKSPEDLARLAAAGLGIAYIGAESGSDLVLERVNKGAGRADTVAAVHKAEENGIRTSVTFISGLGGKELWREHAIETGEMISEMDASYVSLLTLMLDPSASITDEIARGEFEVLSGEEVVEETYLLMQHANPKKSCVFRSNHASNYVSLRGNLPEDRDLMLAQLERAMKDRGMLKDERFRLL; encoded by the coding sequence ATGAGATACGAGGGGAATATCTATAGACCGCCGAGCGAGGCTTACAGCTTGCTCGTTCAGGTTACAATAGGCTGCGCCTACAACAAATGCACTTTTTGCAGCATGTTCAAGGACAAGCAGTTCAGGGTTAGAGACGTTAGAGAAGTAATAGAGGATTTGATTGAGGCGCGAAGCGTCTACTCGCATGTAGAAAAAATCTTCCTTTGCGATGGAGATGCGATGTGCTTATCAACGGACAAGCTGATGTTCATTTTAGAGAATATCAAGGCTTTGTTCCCGGAGGTAAGCCGCGTAGGCATTTACGCGCGCGCTCAGGACATCCTTCGCAAAAGTCCTGAGGACCTGGCTCGGCTTGCGGCGGCGGGCCTTGGGATTGCGTACATTGGCGCCGAGTCAGGCAGCGACCTTGTGCTTGAGAGGGTGAACAAGGGCGCTGGGCGCGCGGACACCGTGGCTGCCGTTCATAAGGCAGAGGAAAACGGCATACGTACATCGGTTACATTTATCTCTGGACTTGGAGGTAAGGAGCTTTGGAGAGAGCACGCGATAGAGACAGGCGAGATGATTAGCGAGATGGACGCATCGTATGTGAGCCTTTTGACATTGATGCTAGATCCGTCGGCTTCGATAACAGATGAGATAGCAAGAGGCGAATTTGAGGTTTTGAGCGGTGAAGAGGTGGTCGAAGAAACATACCTTCTAATGCAGCACGCAAACCCAAAGAAGAGCTGCGTTTTCAGAAGCAACCACGCTTCAAACTATGTATCGCTTCGCGGTAATTTGCCAGAGGATAGGGATTTGATGCTCGCTCAGCTTGAGAGAGCAATGAAGGATAGAGGAATGCTCAAGGATGAGCGCTTCAGGCTGCTCTAG
- a CDS encoding ABC transporter ATP-binding protein has protein sequence MKLILQDIEKSFGEKNVLAGCSCTFEQGKIYGLLGRNGAGKTTLFNSIYGEYKDVKGQDLIEDEEGQRMLQSDDVELIYAQPMLPEFLTGYEFIKFYCDVHAKDRNINIPELFASLSFDINDADRIIKGYSSGMKSKLHIMTLLISKPKIMLLDEPLTSLDVVVAEEIKNILLSFKSDHIIILSTHIMQLAKDMCDEIVLLKDGKLKELAELDKNSADYEQAIISSLVSDEARDSEV, from the coding sequence ATGAAACTGATTTTACAAGATATAGAAAAGAGCTTCGGTGAAAAAAATGTTCTAGCAGGTTGCAGCTGCACTTTTGAGCAGGGAAAGATTTATGGGCTTCTCGGTAGAAATGGTGCAGGAAAGACAACTCTATTTAATTCAATATACGGAGAGTATAAGGATGTTAAGGGTCAGGATTTGATAGAGGACGAAGAAGGACAGCGCATGCTTCAGAGCGATGATGTTGAACTGATTTATGCACAGCCTATGCTTCCAGAGTTTCTAACGGGCTACGAGTTTATTAAGTTCTACTGCGATGTGCATGCAAAGGACCGCAATATTAATATTCCTGAGCTTTTTGCAAGCCTCAGTTTTGATATAAATGATGCAGACAGAATCATCAAAGGTTATTCATCTGGAATGAAGAGCAAACTGCACATTATGACTCTGCTCATATCAAAGCCAAAAATCATGTTGCTCGATGAACCTTTGACTTCACTTGATGTTGTTGTAGCTGAGGAAATCAAGAATATACTTCTTAGCTTTAAGTCTGATCACATCATAATTCTATCTACTCATATTATGCAGCTCGCTAAGGATATGTGCGATGAAATCGTGCTACTAAAAGATGGAAAACTCAAGGAGCTGGCAGAGCTCGACAAGAATTCGGCTGACTACGAACAGGCAATAATTTCAAGTCTAGTTAGCGATGAGGCTAGGGACAGCGAGGTTTAA
- a CDS encoding 5-methylcytosine methyltransferase, with amino-acid sequence MNKTIVELFAGVGGFRLGFERLNSGWETVWFSQWEPGARTQWAHDCYIEHFGESKDINGEVTTGIDISEVDKSSIPSHTLLVGGFPCQDYSVAHSLSTSKGLEGKKGVLWWQIRDTIIAKKPPFILLENVDRLIKSPAKQRGRDFGVILACLNELNYSVEWRVVNAAHYGGPQRRRRTFIFAYLNDTKYGEKQAKIPMIDIINRDGFMANAFPISMELTKFSEVKLYDDVVDVSDKFSFCFENAGVMREGNIITGKVVEQEEPPITLGSILEPCENEDYFVSSSDLPSWVTMKGAKKKERTTADGHKYTFSEGAIPFLDYHNKPGRTMLTSEGTKNRSTHIVADPGTGTIRILTPVECERLQGFDDNWTEGMPDRMRRFCMGNALVVPMVTRMGKVLDKIIENE; translated from the coding sequence ATGAATAAGACAATAGTAGAGCTATTTGCAGGCGTAGGAGGGTTCAGACTTGGATTTGAAAGGCTAAATTCTGGATGGGAGACTGTTTGGTTTTCCCAGTGGGAGCCTGGGGCAAGAACTCAATGGGCACACGACTGTTACATTGAGCATTTCGGTGAATCTAAGGATATTAATGGTGAAGTCACAACGGGAATTGACATATCGGAAGTTGATAAATCTTCCATACCAAGTCATACACTTTTAGTTGGGGGATTTCCTTGTCAAGATTATTCTGTGGCACACAGTTTATCAACATCAAAGGGGCTAGAAGGCAAGAAAGGCGTTCTCTGGTGGCAAATAAGAGATACAATAATAGCTAAGAAACCGCCATTTATATTACTAGAAAATGTCGATAGACTTATAAAATCACCGGCAAAACAAAGGGGACGTGACTTTGGTGTTATACTTGCGTGCTTAAATGAATTGAACTATAGTGTTGAATGGCGTGTAGTCAATGCTGCTCATTACGGTGGACCACAGCGCCGTAGACGTACATTTATATTTGCATATTTGAATGATACTAAGTATGGAGAAAAACAAGCTAAGATCCCAATGATAGATATAATAAACAGAGATGGATTCATGGCAAATGCATTTCCAATATCAATGGAACTTACTAAATTTAGCGAAGTCAAACTATACGATGATGTTGTGGATGTATCAGATAAGTTTAGTTTTTGTTTTGAAAATGCTGGTGTCATGAGAGAGGGAAACATCATTACAGGTAAAGTAGTTGAGCAAGAAGAACCACCTATCACACTTGGAAGCATACTAGAGCCATGCGAAAATGAGGATTATTTTGTTAGCAGCTCTGACTTACCATCATGGGTTACAATGAAGGGCGCTAAGAAAAAAGAACGAACTACTGCAGATGGACACAAATACACATTCTCTGAAGGAGCAATTCCGTTCTTAGACTACCATAACAAACCGGGTAGAACAATGCTAACCAGCGAAGGGACAAAGAACAGGAGCACACATATTGTTGCAGATCCAGGCACGGGGACTATTAGGATATTGACTCCCGTTGAATGTGAAAGATTGCAAGGATTTGATGACAATTGGACTGAAGGAATGCCTGACAGAATGCGGAGGTTCTGTATGGGAAATGCACTAGTAGTACCTATGGTAACTAGAATGGGAAAAGTGCTAGATAAAATTATTGAAAACGAATAA
- a CDS encoding PhoB family transcriptional regulator — MVNILVCDDDKEIAGALEIYLRNEGYNVFKAYDGMEALNIVKQNQIHLILMDVMMPNLDGIQATMKIREENNIPIIMLSAKSEDYDKIIGLNVGADDYITKPFNPLELIARVKSHLRRFTRLGSMDAESKEGIYTSGGLEVDDNEKKITVDGELIPVTPTEFGILKLLTQNAGKVFSIEQIYESVWNESAYNPENTVAVHIRRIREKIEINPKNPKYLKVVWGIGYKVEKL; from the coding sequence ATGGTAAATATTCTTGTATGCGATGACGACAAGGAAATTGCGGGCGCACTAGAGATATATCTGCGTAACGAAGGCTACAATGTATTTAAGGCATACGATGGAATGGAAGCACTGAACATCGTCAAGCAGAACCAGATTCATCTGATTCTGATGGATGTAATGATGCCAAATCTCGACGGAATCCAGGCGACTATGAAGATTCGCGAGGAGAATAATATTCCTATCATCATGCTATCTGCTAAGAGTGAGGACTACGATAAGATAATCGGACTTAATGTCGGTGCAGATGATTACATTACCAAGCCATTCAATCCCCTTGAGCTAATTGCTAGAGTCAAGTCACACCTGAGAAGGTTTACAAGGCTTGGCAGCATGGATGCTGAGAGCAAGGAAGGCATCTATACCAGTGGAGGGCTAGAGGTCGATGACAATGAGAAGAAAATCACAGTCGACGGTGAGCTGATTCCAGTGACTCCAACTGAGTTTGGAATTCTTAAGCTTCTTACTCAGAATGCTGGCAAGGTATTCTCCATAGAGCAAATCTATGAAAGCGTATGGAACGAGTCTGCATATAACCCTGAGAATACGGTTGCCGTGCATATCCGAAGAATACGTGAGAAGATAGAGATTAACCCTAAGAACCCTAAGTACCTCAAGGTGGTTTGGGGCATAGGATACAAGGTTGAGAAGCTGTAA
- a CDS encoding aldehyde dehydrogenase, protein MEDMNIRLDELLQKQKDYFRTGETRDIEFRISKLKRLKKAIKIYEQKILDALRKDLGKPEQESFFSEVGGIYASIDLFVKNLVKWAKARAVNTPMVQYGESYIEYEPYGSVLIIVPFNYPFQLAMEPLIGAIASGNTAVVKPSELAPETEKVITDIIRDAFDENYVASVCGGVDLITKLLSQRFDYIFFTGSVRVGKIVMEAASKNLTPVTLELGGKSPVFVDENFDVRLAAKRIAWGKFLNNGQTCIAPDYVLVHESRKLALIEELKAVIHEHYGENIKENPDYGRIINEKQTERLAKILESDKDLVVFGGDFDVEKRYIAPAILDLGKLGDASVSDSAAMADEIFGPILPIVSYESLDEAVDRVRYGEKPLAMYIFSKNKEYTESVKSRISSGNITINDTVKHVSIDSLPFGGVGHSGMGSYHGKYSIETFSHRRGVYRNKARFNIKQIAPPYNEKAFEFLRKLFK, encoded by the coding sequence ATGGAAGATATGAACATCAGATTAGATGAGCTTCTTCAGAAACAAAAGGATTACTTTAGAACTGGTGAAACCAGGGATATTGAGTTTCGTATATCAAAGTTAAAGCGCCTAAAGAAGGCCATTAAAATCTACGAGCAAAAGATACTTGATGCGCTCCGAAAGGACCTCGGAAAGCCTGAGCAAGAGTCCTTCTTTAGTGAAGTAGGGGGAATATATGCAAGTATAGACCTATTTGTAAAGAACCTAGTAAAGTGGGCTAAGGCAAGGGCCGTTAACACGCCAATGGTTCAGTATGGTGAAAGCTATATAGAGTATGAGCCTTATGGAAGCGTTCTTATAATCGTTCCCTTTAACTATCCGTTTCAGCTTGCAATGGAGCCACTGATTGGAGCGATTGCGTCAGGAAACACTGCGGTTGTAAAGCCGAGCGAACTTGCGCCAGAAACCGAAAAAGTTATCACGGATATAATAAGGGATGCCTTTGATGAAAACTATGTCGCATCTGTATGCGGCGGCGTAGATCTTATCACAAAGCTTCTAAGCCAGCGCTTTGATTATATCTTCTTCACAGGAAGCGTACGCGTTGGAAAAATCGTCATGGAGGCAGCATCAAAGAACCTAACTCCTGTTACTCTTGAGCTAGGAGGAAAGAGCCCGGTATTTGTGGATGAAAACTTTGATGTAAGGCTTGCAGCAAAGCGAATAGCTTGGGGAAAGTTCCTAAACAATGGACAAACCTGCATAGCGCCAGATTATGTGCTGGTTCATGAGAGCAGAAAGCTTGCTTTGATAGAGGAACTAAAAGCCGTAATACACGAGCACTACGGCGAAAATATCAAAGAAAATCCTGACTACGGACGCATAATAAACGAGAAACAGACGGAAAGACTTGCAAAAATACTAGAAAGCGATAAGGATTTAGTGGTCTTCGGTGGGGACTTTGATGTAGAAAAAAGGTATATAGCACCTGCCATTCTTGATCTAGGAAAACTTGGGGATGCCAGCGTAAGTGACAGTGCAGCTATGGCAGATGAAATATTTGGACCGATACTTCCTATAGTTTCATACGAAAGTTTAGATGAAGCTGTTGATAGGGTCAGATATGGGGAAAAGCCTCTTGCAATGTATATTTTCTCAAAGAATAAAGAATATACAGAGAGTGTAAAGAGCAGAATATCAAGTGGGAATATTACAATTAACGACACTGTTAAGCATGTTTCTATAGATAGCCTGCCTTTCGGCGGAGTAGGCCATTCTGGTATGGGTTCCTATCACGGTAAATACAGCATAGAGACCTTTTCACATAGACGTGGCGTTTATAGGAATAAGGCAAGATTTAACATCAAGCAGATTGCCCCACCATATAATGAAAAGGCCTTTGAATTTTTGAGAAAGTTGTTTAAGTAA
- a CDS encoding arginyl-tRNA synthetase — translation MIDFKKEIAEIIAKNLEGLTEDEIKSMIEIPQDQSMGDYAFPCFRLAKTMRKAPNLIAAELAEKLQGEKLFSEVSPVNAYVNMFVSREEMMKSTVSEVLEEKENFGRSDIGGNKKVIVEFSSPNIAKPFHIGHIRSTVIGNSLSKIYDALGYDVFKINHLGDYGTQFGKMICAYRRWGNREDVINSPIKTLLGYYTKFHVEVEEHPELEDEARAIFTKLEQGSKEEVELWQWFREESLKEFQRVYDMLGIEFDSYNGESFYSDKMPRFEKELSDKGLLHESNGAQVVDLEEYKLGTALIKKSDGSSLYITRDIAAAVYRKENYDFYKNIYVVATQQNLHFQQLFKIIELMGYDWANQCVHVPFGMVRLEEGTMSTRHGRVVFLEDVLNGAIEKTREIIEEKNPNIENLEEITSQVGIGAVVFNELSNNRIKDYTFKWDQILNFDGETGPYVQYTHARCASLLRKAGEDIVAKAQDPKNVDFALLAKSDSAYELTKLIYAFPGVVEQAGEKYEPSIITRHIIDIAQCFNKFYHDEHIIVDDEVEKTSKIALVIATKRVIATGIGLLGMKAPERM, via the coding sequence ATGATAGATTTTAAGAAAGAGATAGCAGAAATAATAGCTAAGAATCTAGAGGGGCTTACTGAGGATGAAATCAAATCAATGATTGAAATTCCGCAGGACCAGTCCATGGGTGACTACGCATTTCCTTGCTTTAGACTCGCTAAGACGATGAGAAAGGCTCCTAATCTAATTGCTGCTGAACTTGCAGAAAAGCTTCAGGGAGAGAAGCTTTTCTCAGAAGTTAGTCCAGTAAACGCATATGTGAATATGTTCGTTTCTAGAGAAGAGATGATGAAGTCAACTGTTTCAGAGGTTCTAGAAGAAAAGGAAAACTTCGGAAGAAGCGACATCGGTGGAAACAAGAAGGTAATTGTAGAATTTTCATCACCTAACATTGCAAAGCCTTTTCACATCGGTCACATCAGGTCGACAGTTATCGGAAATTCACTAAGCAAGATCTACGATGCACTTGGATATGATGTTTTCAAAATCAATCATCTCGGTGACTATGGAACGCAGTTTGGTAAGATGATTTGTGCATACAGAAGATGGGGAAACCGCGAAGATGTTATAAACTCACCTATCAAGACATTGTTAGGATACTACACGAAGTTCCATGTTGAGGTTGAGGAGCATCCAGAGCTAGAGGATGAGGCTAGAGCAATATTCACAAAGCTTGAGCAGGGCAGCAAGGAAGAGGTTGAACTATGGCAGTGGTTCCGTGAGGAGAGCCTCAAGGAATTCCAGAGAGTTTACGATATGCTAGGCATAGAGTTTGACTCATACAATGGCGAGAGCTTTTATTCTGATAAGATGCCTAGGTTTGAGAAGGAACTTTCAGACAAGGGACTTCTTCATGAATCAAATGGAGCTCAGGTTGTAGATCTCGAAGAGTATAAGCTAGGAACAGCTTTGATTAAGAAGTCAGATGGTTCATCGCTATATATTACAAGAGATATAGCGGCGGCTGTTTACCGTAAGGAAAACTACGATTTCTATAAGAATATTTATGTTGTTGCAACTCAGCAGAACCTTCACTTCCAGCAGTTATTTAAGATTATAGAGCTAATGGGATACGACTGGGCTAACCAGTGCGTTCACGTGCCATTTGGAATGGTTAGACTCGAGGAAGGAACTATGTCGACAAGACACGGCCGCGTAGTATTCCTTGAGGACGTTCTAAACGGTGCAATCGAAAAAACGAGAGAAATTATCGAAGAGAAGAATCCAAATATCGAAAACCTAGAGGAGATTACTTCACAGGTTGGAATCGGTGCTGTTGTTTTCAATGAGCTTTCAAACAACAGAATAAAGGACTACACATTTAAGTGGGACCAGATTCTTAACTTTGATGGAGAAACTGGACCATATGTTCAGTACACTCACGCAAGATGTGCAAGTCTACTTCGCAAGGCTGGAGAGGATATCGTAGCTAAGGCGCAGGATCCTAAGAATGTTGACTTTGCTCTTCTAGCAAAGTCGGATAGCGCATATGAGCTAACAAAGCTCATCTATGCCTTCCCAGGAGTTGTTGAGCAGGCTGGTGAAAAGTATGAGCCTTCAATCATCACAAGGCACATAATCGATATCGCTCAGTGCTTCAATAAGTTCTATCATGATGAGCACATCATCGTAGATGATGAGGTTGAGAAGACATCAAAGATAGCGCTTGTAATCGCAACAAAGAGAGTTATTGCTACAGGAATTGGTTTGCTTGGAATGAAAGCGCCGGAGCGTATGTAG
- a CDS encoding transposase, translating to MKQVNCPICGSKCVKNGKLKSGNQRWLCKSCKLVFTPKIDNDTKQLQQFLNWLFSKEVQSNMSGGGRTFRRKTSKFWDIWVMSPKIEEPKDVLYLDGIYLSRKSCILICCDKDYVLGWYLCRYEHSGAWEALMSRIAEPKVVVSDGGTGFRKALKRKWPKAKHQRCVFHVFSQVKRYTTSRPNTLAGLELYALAKDLFDVKSVEDSKIWVDRFTAWIVKHKRFLSEVTYDENGKSRPKHERLIKAEKSIIRLLNDNTLFTYLDKELRAEFKIPSTNNRIEGGVNACLREMLHNHRGLSVEIRIKAVFWWCYMHSPKPLSASEILKTMPTNKSIDDIYKKMTAKKQLENTIPMWGDAVVWSELHHSSNYPVYWD from the coding sequence ATGAAGCAGGTTAATTGTCCCATTTGTGGATCTAAATGTGTCAAAAATGGCAAACTAAAATCGGGAAACCAAAGATGGCTATGTAAGTCTTGTAAGTTGGTATTTACGCCAAAGATAGATAATGATACTAAACAGCTTCAGCAGTTCTTAAATTGGCTATTCAGTAAAGAAGTACAAAGTAATATGTCAGGTGGTGGAAGAACTTTTAGAAGAAAGACCTCCAAGTTTTGGGATATATGGGTTATGTCACCAAAGATAGAAGAACCAAAAGATGTGCTGTATTTAGATGGCATATATCTATCACGTAAATCGTGTATTTTGATATGCTGTGACAAAGATTATGTGTTAGGGTGGTATCTATGCAGGTATGAGCATTCAGGAGCCTGGGAGGCTCTAATGAGCCGTATAGCAGAACCTAAAGTGGTTGTATCAGATGGTGGAACGGGGTTTAGAAAAGCCCTTAAGAGAAAGTGGCCTAAGGCAAAGCATCAAAGATGTGTATTTCACGTGTTTTCACAGGTTAAAAGATATACGACGAGTAGACCAAATACTTTAGCAGGTCTAGAGCTTTATGCATTGGCTAAGGATCTGTTTGATGTTAAAAGTGTTGAAGATTCAAAGATATGGGTTGATCGTTTTACAGCTTGGATTGTGAAGCATAAGCGTTTTTTAAGCGAAGTAACATATGATGAAAATGGCAAATCAAGACCTAAGCATGAAAGACTGATAAAGGCTGAAAAATCAATAATAAGACTGCTTAATGATAATACTCTATTCACATATCTTGATAAAGAATTAAGAGCTGAGTTTAAGATACCATCGACAAACAATCGAATAGAAGGTGGCGTAAATGCTTGTCTTAGGGAGATGCTACATAACCATAGAGGTTTGTCTGTTGAGATAAGAATTAAAGCGGTCTTTTGGTGGTGCTATATGCACTCACCAAAACCGCTTTCTGCTTCTGAGATATTAAAAACAATGCCTACAAACAAGAGCATAGATGATATTTACAAGAAGATGACTGCTAAGAAACAACTAGAAAATACTATCCCTATGTGGGGAGATGCAGTTGTATGGAGCGAGCTACATCATTCAAGTAACTATCCGGTTTATTGGGATTAG